aaaaccttAACAGAAGGTTTCAAGCATGACCACTACCCCTACACAAATAAATGTCAATAAGATAATTATTTAACAtgcaaaatcttgtttttaagcTAGAATTCTAAagctttaaaacagaacaacagaACAGCAACTGGGTTCACAAGCATACTAATTAGTACTTCACTAAGAAATGCTCAGTGCACTGATCATTATTAAGTTGTActgatttgggggaaaaaatcccaccaaatggaaataacaagaagaaatgaactGCATTTCCTGATTTGGAAAAAGGGGCAGTCATTTCAGGTACAGCTGCCACAAACCTACAAAATGAAAGATGTGATTTCAAAAagtaatacaataaaatattgttcACAATCAAGTGAAACATGAAAACATCAAGTAACTGAAAATTACTGTCAACAAGTTACAGACATTTAGGCAATTAGTGATGGAAGTACTAACTAAAGTCTTGAAGATTAGCCATTTTTAGAAGCATTCAATACAAAGCCATGACAGATGCTCTACAACATTAATCCAAGTGTGTTTTAAAGTACTGTTAACCTCGCTTGTGCAAATTAAACCAATCAAAGCTGTTATGAAAGATATACCATACTTCAGAAATTattcccccccccaaattaaacagaaaaaagcaatgtaaaaaCAGCCATAACTGCTCCATTAAAAGCATTATCTTGAAGACAACACTGAAGAGGGTAACATGCAAATGCAGAGCAACTTAATGCTTAACAGTAACAACCACAAGaattaacccccccccccatttctcTACTGTCCAAGTACCTGTAAGCCACAATAAACCCATCAAGGTGTAATCTGAAAGAActatgtgcatttttctttattaaaaaggaaaaaaaaccacaatcaTTTAAGAATCCAAAGcagttaaaaattaattaattctaaTATTTATATCACCATTTGAAAGGAACAACAGAGTTCTGTGCACACTGTATTTTCACTAGTCCTCACGTAAGCCATAATAAGGtgatttcatgaaaaatagAGAAGTAAGCCCTTTTAAAAACCTGGCCTAAAAAAAGAAGGCCTCAGAGCCATTCTCCAGTCATAGTCACAAAAACTGTTATTCTTTTGCCACTGAATTCAGTGCGACTATGCTAATACACAGCTACCTCAGAGCTATATTGTGATTTCAtgtaaagcagaagaaactgaattCAATGAAATTCAATAGTGTATGTGGGATTAAAGTAAGAAACCCACACACCCTATTTTGACATGACCAGACCTGTTTTCCAAACCTACTTTAATGTGATGCACCTCATTTCCTTCTTCTAATAAAACATGACCTTTTGTATGGAACTACTTTTTTCAAATTACAAAAACAGCTTTGTCACggtgaaaaaaagaagaaataacttaGGTTATTTATAGGAAACAGCAGTAAGTGGaaaatgggagagagagagacgtATTTCAACAGAACAGCATCGACAGAAAAGCAGATGGAGAACCTAAAAACATGGAAGGGAATTGGAGTATATTCTGTTTGTGACCTGTTTCTGAACATTTCATAGTGGGAAGTCCACAACATTCTACAAAGCGTAATGCTAAAGTAGAAACAATTATATTCAGAAGTACTGCAAATACTCAAAATTGCCCCCAAACAGGACTTTATAAAtacattgtttgtttgttttaaaatacaagtacCACAGACTTCTATAAATGGTGTTGCATATTATATGGATTTAGTATTTGGTCCCGGTGTTCTTCGCACTTTTCTATCATTTTCTGCATGTCATGGTCAGCTCCAATAACCTTGAAAACAAGAACATGAACATTAGAAATAATGCCATCGtaatatatatttgcttttgagCAAAATAAGACTACCGCTGAAGCCAGACTGAAATACTCCTAgaaatctgtttaaatatttctctgttcaGAATCTGGCATTCATTGAAAAGCTGTGTGTCTGATCCTACAAACAATCAGAACTGAACAGCCCCCCACATTCCACCTATGTGATAACAACCAGACTTATGCTATTCTCTGTGGATAGctgtaaacatttttctaaggttttctttctccaaaggttattaaaaaagcatctttatttatttttaccactAATTACCACTCTTAATATTTAAAGAGTACAATAATCCATGTGCTTAATTGGTTGTAACTAAAACTATACTCACTAGCACTGGGCAGGAAACTTTACATAAGGTATGTTTAATGAGCCACTCCTCATAGCGCTGATGAATAGCTTCTAAATATTCCTAGAAAAGAGGCATTCAAATAACAAACGTTCCCAGGGATGAAACACATATAGcaatttttgtatgtttgttaaGAAGTTAACAACTAGATATGAAAACGAGCATCAGATAGTTCCACtaacaaaaacataaatctgagaaaaaaattgtgagAAAAATTAACTCCGAGTATATGGTTTTATTCCATAAAGAACCTCAAAGAGACAGAGCTTGCAAGGGCACAGGGCTCTCAGCACCTTGTAAGATCAAAAACCGTGCTTCTGTCCCACTGGTATAACCTGGCCCAagattttacagagaaaaatacaacaaaggGAGGTAAGGACAAAAAGGGTaagactgcaaagaaaacatattgAAGGCACTTCCTGGGTCaatgtttttcctaatattgCCAGTTCAATTTCTCCTACCTGATTTAATTTCCTCTAAAAGCATTTCTGCCTCTCATCAactattagatttttttcatggagaccacttaacatttttcattcaaactgccttctccccctcctgcccctcagTAGAGCTACAACATAACAATGTCTGTTCACATCTACCTAAGCAAGGATTTATTCTCCAAGGCAAAATTGTACCTGGCCCAAAATCTAGCTTTTTGCATGTATCTTCACATAAACATTCAACTGACAATTACTTCTACTGAACTACACAGCAGTAGATACCCTTATAGTGTACAGCATGTCTCCTATAActacatttctttccatttaggATTTCTTTAGGAGAAAGCCTGTTTAGTGAAAAGCTATTGTGTAACCTGTGACATACAAAGTGACCATtctattgatttatttttaagcaggtTCCCAGATACTAACTACTTTCAAGAAGTTGCTTGTTTTGAGACACAAGCAGAGACACTCTTCAAGCATAAACTTCCTGGTAATAGCAGATGATAAGTACCCACATAATTTTCAGCATCTGCATGCACGAGTATCTGTGCTTCAAAAGGGTGCCTTTATGCTatttaataatacaaaaaacaatTAGCTTTTTACATCTTGGAGAAGATTAACAGTTGATTAATACTCCACTAAAACATTCAGCTATAGTACACTGATTACTAAAATGTAACGCTTGGGAAAGTCAGCATGCACGATAGATCATTTTTATAAAGTAAACCAAAATCAAATACTGAAGTTTTAATTCACAatggaaacagaacagaacagaatatcccaagttggaaggggcccccaaggatcatcaagtccaactcctcCAGACAGCTGCAGTTAATTTTGGAAATACACTCAGGATATGATTTAAGGACTTATATTGGcattaatgtgtttttcaagCTCATTGTAACCACATATATTGAAGGAACTCCTTACCAGAGgaatgattttttcctcttctctacATCTTCTCTTTAATCTCTCATAACAAACTTCAGGAGAAGTCTGCAGGTAAACTgtcaataaaatatatataaaactgtCAATAAATGTAATAATGTATATAAAACTGTCAATAAAATATCTATATAACATATAATAATATAtgatatataataatatatatataacatatatacaTAGGTAAATAATAGTTACGTTCAAGGAtcagctttaaaagcaaagaagaataTTCACAaattaaagaaggaaaggatCCTGATTTGGGTACCACCACTGAACCTCCACTTTGGCACTACTGTTAATCAACCCCTGAAACATCCATGAATTCGTACTGTCTTATGATACACATCATAGCCACTACCATAATGAATAATGtgattatgaagaaaaaaattttttttctcctcacagtaaagaaaccCAACCACAAATGTGCCCCTCCAGATCCCATCAAAATTTTACCTATCAAATCAACTGTAACATCAGTGTTGTTCTGGATCCAGTCAAACCATTCACTTAGGACAACGTAATCCACCTCTGGCattttcccactgaaaaaacatgaaagtCATCATTCATTGAACAATACACAAAGATCAATTTTAAACTCATATGGACTGGTGGTTTTTTAACCTGACTAGAACTACTCCCAATTTATTCCAGCAtatgtgaaatgaaaacaaaaccaacattaAAGGCCTTATAAAGCACTGTCTATACAAATAGTccaaatttttctctttctaaaaacaCTGACTAGCATAAAGTTTCTATTATTAAC
This sequence is a window from Cygnus atratus isolate AKBS03 ecotype Queensland, Australia chromosome 12, CAtr_DNAZoo_HiC_assembly, whole genome shotgun sequence. Protein-coding genes within it:
- the TK2 gene encoding thymidine kinase 2, mitochondrial isoform X4, with translation MAFSSSLPLVLTEPVNKWRNVHGHNILGLMYQDASRWGITLQSYIQLTMLEQHVRPMVSPVRMMERSIHSAKYIFVENLYRSGKMPEVDYVVLSEWFDWIQNNTDVTVDLIVYLQTSPEVCYERLKRRCREEEKIIPLEYLEAIHQRYEEWLIKHTLCKVSCPVLVIGADHDMQKMIEKCEEHRDQILNPYNMQHHL